The Corallococcus soli genome includes a window with the following:
- a CDS encoding S1 family peptidase, which translates to MRAWKRGGVTVAFVAVTAWMACGQPVDPEAQDLQKAAAATVTLGEGHCAGVVVGSGRHVLTAAHCVARGQDAGPEHTNFEDGRRLEGRYVFVDRGRDLAVLELEAKAPVAPLEVADALPTPGEPLVFTGRFDRPGAPQQVQLERLGRCPSLPDVPAALFTTMHGIPGDSGAPLVDARMRVVGLVHGGARCSIAAPTADIAPELQRLSQEASQPLARGLPRAPR; encoded by the coding sequence ATGCGTGCATGGAAGCGGGGCGGAGTGACCGTGGCCTTCGTGGCCGTCACGGCCTGGATGGCCTGCGGTCAGCCGGTGGACCCGGAGGCCCAGGACCTCCAGAAAGCGGCGGCGGCGACCGTCACCCTGGGCGAGGGCCACTGCGCGGGCGTGGTGGTGGGCTCCGGGCGCCACGTGCTCACCGCGGCCCACTGCGTCGCGCGGGGCCAGGACGCCGGGCCCGAGCACACGAACTTCGAGGACGGGCGACGGCTGGAGGGCCGCTACGTGTTCGTGGATCGCGGCCGGGACCTGGCGGTGCTGGAGCTGGAGGCGAAGGCGCCGGTGGCCCCGCTGGAGGTGGCGGACGCGCTGCCCACGCCCGGCGAACCGCTCGTCTTCACCGGCCGGTTTGATCGCCCCGGAGCGCCGCAGCAGGTCCAGTTGGAGCGGCTGGGCCGCTGCCCCTCGCTGCCGGATGTGCCCGCCGCGCTCTTCACCACGATGCACGGCATCCCGGGTGACTCCGGCGCGCCCCTGGTGGACGCACGGATGCGCGTGGTGGGCCTGGTGCACGGCGGCGCGCGGTGCAGCATCGCCGCGCCCACGGCCGACATCGCCCCGGAGCTCCAGCGCCTCTCCCAGGAAGCCTCCCAGCCCCTGGCCCGGGGCCTGCCACGGGCCCCCCGCTGA